In the genome of Vicia villosa cultivar HV-30 ecotype Madison, WI linkage group LG7, Vvil1.0, whole genome shotgun sequence, one region contains:
- the LOC131619875 gene encoding uncharacterized protein LOC131619875: MSTTGKRLYWRTITTDWERDACGRQGPWQAAAWILQYFLYIIGWEEVSTYTEVMPLSSRFFPRQGNQHPDPYKRDLDRMVAEDIKYVCYAAHREMVKFGCYLPERVMRQFGFEQTIPRDPTASAPISMTRMQLEEVFADWEQHVVHEEARAMPPDHDWSCVEGYISWYYKVSHPTCFQPESSQAFGGPV; the protein is encoded by the exons atgagtacaactgggaAGCGGCTGTATTGGCGTACAATTACTACAGACTGGGAGAGGGATGCATGTGGAAGGCAAGGACCGTGGCAGGCAGCT GCTTGGATACTACAGTACTTCCTTTACATTATTGGTTGGGAAGAGGTGTCCACCTACACAGAGGTCATGCCTCTTTCCAGTCGTTTCTTCCCCCGCCAAGGGAACCAGCATCCAGATCCATACAAGCGCGATCTTGACCGCATGGTCGCCGAGGACATCAAGTATGTCTGCTATGCTGCGCATCGGGAGATGGTTAAGTTTGGATGCTATCTTCCGGAGCGCGtcatgcggcagtttggatttGAGCAGACGATACCTCGCGATCCTACTGCCTCAGCTCCTATCTCCATGACCCGCATGCAGTTGGAGGAGGTATTCGCAGATTGGGAGCAACATGTGGTCCATGAGGAGGCACGGGCGATGCCACCAGATCATGATTGGAGCTGTGTCGAGGGATACATCTCCTGGTACTACAAAGTCTCACACCCTACATGCTTCCAGCCAGAGTCGTCTCAAGcttttggaggccctgtgtag